The Bacteroidales bacterium genomic sequence GTTTATTCATTTGGTTTGAATATCACTTTTTAGTATAAGAATATGAAAGCATATCATTTTTATCTGCTATTTCTGGCAATAATAGCAAGCGGGTGTGAAGACTTTCTGGACAAAGAACTTCAGGGTTCTCTTACCCAGTCTACTTTCCCTGTTACCAGGGAGGATGCTTTGTTAGCCACCAATGCTGTTTATGCGAGTGTGCGCAGTTGGTATTACAATTCAGGGGGGTATCCCATTCTGGACATTATGTCGGATGATGCCCATAAGGGAAGCAATCCCAATGACCAGCTTGCTACGGTTGGCCCGTATGACAATTTCAATATTACCCCTACCCAGGATGGGCTTGATCGCTGGTGGGCTACGCTTTACGAAGGCATAAAAATGGCGAATGTCGTAATTGAAAAGGTACCTTCCATTCAGATGGATACCATATTGCGCAACCGTTATGTTGCCGAAGCCCGTTTCCTGAGGGCCCTGTTTTATTTTGATGCAGTGAGAGCCTGGGGCGGAGTACCCCTGGTGACAACCCTTAATCCTCCGTTGAAACTGCAGAGGGCCTCTTCCGATCAGGTTTATGAGCAGGTTCTTTCGGATCTGCACTATGCCCTGGCCAACCTGAAGGAAAAAAGTGAGCTTAAAGATCAGGACCAGGGAAGGGCTACCAAAGGTGCTGCCAGAGCTTTGCTGGCAAAGGTGTATCTTTTCCGGCATGATTATGTGAATGCCGAAAAATATGCCCTGGAGGTAATTCATTCCGGCGAATACGATCTGGAACCTGTATTTATTGATGCTAACGGCGTAAACGGGGAAAATGGTCCTGAATCAGTTTTTGAAATCGGAGCCCTTCAGATTGAAGGATATGAAAACGGAGGCAATCAGTATGCCAACACGCAGGGTGTGCGGGGAACACCAAACCGGGGATGGGGTTTCAACCGCCCTTCCGAAGATTTGCGCAATTCATTTGAAGCCGGTGACCCAAGGCTGGAAGGAACCATCATTGATCTGGGGCAGGTAATTGATGGCGTTCTCATTCTGGGTGACGGAACGACGCCTGATGTAACCAAAGACGATCAGGGTAATATTATTGAACGGGAATGTTATAACCGGAAGGTG encodes the following:
- a CDS encoding RagB/SusD family nutrient uptake outer membrane protein, which produces MKAYHFYLLFLAIIASGCEDFLDKELQGSLTQSTFPVTREDALLATNAVYASVRSWYYNSGGYPILDIMSDDAHKGSNPNDQLATVGPYDNFNITPTQDGLDRWWATLYEGIKMANVVIEKVPSIQMDTILRNRYVAEARFLRALFYFDAVRAWGGVPLVTTLNPPLKLQRASSDQVYEQVLSDLHYALANLKEKSELKDQDQGRATKGAARALLAKVYLFRHDYVNAEKYALEVIHSGEYDLEPVFIDANGVNGENGPESVFEIGALQIEGYENGGNQYANTQGVRGTPNRGWGFNRPSEDLRNSFEAGDPRLEGTIIDLGQVIDGVLILGDGTTPDVTKDDQGNIIERECYNRKVWVPGTTTVTQWGHHRRLIRYADVLLMAAEALNENNKPDQALVYLNKVRERARQGNNSILPDITVIQKDQLRDIILNERRHELALEGHRFWDLVRTGKAPEILGPLGFVAGRNELLPIPQNEIDISQGTLEQNPNY